One segment of Tamandua tetradactyla isolate mTamTet1 chromosome 13, mTamTet1.pri, whole genome shotgun sequence DNA contains the following:
- the SLC25A28 gene encoding mitoferrin-2 isoform X2 — MGYPKAQTRMQSLQPDPAARYHNVLEALWRIIRTEGLWRPMRGLNVTATGAGPAHALYFACYEKLKKTLSDVIHPGGNSHIANGAAGCVATLLHDAAMNPAEVVKQRMQMYNSPYHRVTDCVRAVWQNEGAGAFYRSYTTQLTMNVPFQAIHFMTYEFLQEHFNPQRRYNPSSHVLSGACAGAVAAAATTPLDVCKTLLNTQESLALNSNITGHITGMASAFRTVYQVGGVTAYFRGVQARVIYQIPSTAIAWSVYEFFKYLITKRQEEWRAGK, encoded by the exons ACCCGGATGCAGAGCCTACAGCCTGACCCAGCTGCCCGCTATCACAATGTGTTGGAAGCCCTCTGGAGGATTATAAGAACCGAGGGCCTGTGGAGGCCCATGCGGGGCCTCAACGTCACAGCAACAGGCGCAGGGCCTGCCCACGCCCTCTATTTTGCCTGctatgaaaagttaaaaaagacaTTGAGTGATGTAATCCACCCTGGGGGCAATAGCCATATTGCCAATG GTGCAGCCGGGTGTGTAGCAACATTACTTCATGATGCAGCCATGAATCCAGCGGAAG TGGTCAAGCAGAGGATGCAGATGTATAACTCACCATACCACCGAGTGACAGACTGTGTACGGGCAGTGTGGCAAAATGAAGGGGCCGGAGCCTTTTACCGCAGCTACACCACCCAGCTCACCATGAACGTTCCCTTTCAAGCCATTCACTTCATGACCTATGAATTCCTGCAGGAGCACTTTAACCCACAGAGACGGTACAACCCTAGCTCCCACGTCCTCTCTGGAGCCTGTGCAGGAGCTGTAGCTGCCGCCGCCACGACCCCACTGGACGTTTGCAAAACACTGCTCAACACCCAGGAATCCCTGGCTTTGAACTCAAATATTACAGGACACATCACAGGCATGGCTAGTGCCTTCCGGACGGTATATCAAGTAGGTGGGGTGACCGCCTACTTCCGAGGGGTGCAAGCTAGAGTAATTTACCAGATCCCCTCCACAGCCATTGCATGGTCTGTGTATGAGTTCTTCAAGTACTTAATTACTAAACGGCAAGAAGAGTGGAGGGCAGGCAAGTGA
- the SLC25A28 gene encoding mitoferrin-2 isoform X4 — protein MKSAAGCVATLLHDAAMNPAEVVKQRMQMYNSPYHRVTDCVRAVWQNEGAGAFYRSYTTQLTMNVPFQAIHFMTYEFLQEHFNPQRRYNPSSHVLSGACAGAVAAAATTPLDVCKTLLNTQESLALNSNITGHITGMASAFRTVYQVGGVTAYFRGVQARVIYQIPSTAIAWSVYEFFKYLITKRQEEWRAGK, from the exons atgaaaa GTGCAGCCGGGTGTGTAGCAACATTACTTCATGATGCAGCCATGAATCCAGCGGAAG TGGTCAAGCAGAGGATGCAGATGTATAACTCACCATACCACCGAGTGACAGACTGTGTACGGGCAGTGTGGCAAAATGAAGGGGCCGGAGCCTTTTACCGCAGCTACACCACCCAGCTCACCATGAACGTTCCCTTTCAAGCCATTCACTTCATGACCTATGAATTCCTGCAGGAGCACTTTAACCCACAGAGACGGTACAACCCTAGCTCCCACGTCCTCTCTGGAGCCTGTGCAGGAGCTGTAGCTGCCGCCGCCACGACCCCACTGGACGTTTGCAAAACACTGCTCAACACCCAGGAATCCCTGGCTTTGAACTCAAATATTACAGGACACATCACAGGCATGGCTAGTGCCTTCCGGACGGTATATCAAGTAGGTGGGGTGACCGCCTACTTCCGAGGGGTGCAAGCTAGAGTAATTTACCAGATCCCCTCCACAGCCATTGCATGGTCTGTGTATGAGTTCTTCAAGTACTTAATTACTAAACGGCAAGAAGAGTGGAGGGCAGGCAAGTGA
- the SLC25A28 gene encoding mitoferrin-2 isoform X3, translating into MQSLQPDPAARYHNVLEALWRIIRTEGLWRPMRGLNVTATGAGPAHALYFACYEKLKKTLSDVIHPGGNSHIANGAAGCVATLLHDAAMNPAEVVKQRMQMYNSPYHRVTDCVRAVWQNEGAGAFYRSYTTQLTMNVPFQAIHFMTYEFLQEHFNPQRRYNPSSHVLSGACAGAVAAAATTPLDVCKTLLNTQESLALNSNITGHITGMASAFRTVYQVGGVTAYFRGVQARVIYQIPSTAIAWSVYEFFKYLITKRQEEWRAGK; encoded by the exons ATGCAGAGCCTACAGCCTGACCCAGCTGCCCGCTATCACAATGTGTTGGAAGCCCTCTGGAGGATTATAAGAACCGAGGGCCTGTGGAGGCCCATGCGGGGCCTCAACGTCACAGCAACAGGCGCAGGGCCTGCCCACGCCCTCTATTTTGCCTGctatgaaaagttaaaaaagacaTTGAGTGATGTAATCCACCCTGGGGGCAATAGCCATATTGCCAATG GTGCAGCCGGGTGTGTAGCAACATTACTTCATGATGCAGCCATGAATCCAGCGGAAG TGGTCAAGCAGAGGATGCAGATGTATAACTCACCATACCACCGAGTGACAGACTGTGTACGGGCAGTGTGGCAAAATGAAGGGGCCGGAGCCTTTTACCGCAGCTACACCACCCAGCTCACCATGAACGTTCCCTTTCAAGCCATTCACTTCATGACCTATGAATTCCTGCAGGAGCACTTTAACCCACAGAGACGGTACAACCCTAGCTCCCACGTCCTCTCTGGAGCCTGTGCAGGAGCTGTAGCTGCCGCCGCCACGACCCCACTGGACGTTTGCAAAACACTGCTCAACACCCAGGAATCCCTGGCTTTGAACTCAAATATTACAGGACACATCACAGGCATGGCTAGTGCCTTCCGGACGGTATATCAAGTAGGTGGGGTGACCGCCTACTTCCGAGGGGTGCAAGCTAGAGTAATTTACCAGATCCCCTCCACAGCCATTGCATGGTCTGTGTATGAGTTCTTCAAGTACTTAATTACTAAACGGCAAGAAGAGTGGAGGGCAGGCAAGTGA